From a region of the Ammospiza nelsoni isolate bAmmNel1 chromosome 26, bAmmNel1.pri, whole genome shotgun sequence genome:
- the LOC132084236 gene encoding olfactory receptor 9S13-like — protein MENHTRISEFILVGFRSHPGSQVLLSALFSTMYFVTVVGNIGMILIIRMEPKLHTPMYFFLGNLSTLDICYSSAITPRAALAFLLGRRSISYAGCASQMFFFSLFGTTEAFFLAVMAYDRFTAICNPLLYQVVMSRRLCVLMVVGSYLSGCINCTIQTGFTFSLSFCGHREIKHFFCEVAAVIHTSCSNTIVNELVMLAVCGPIIVGTALVVFVSYGYIIVTITQMPSAESRHKAFSTCSSHMVTICLFFGTVFFMYAQPGAASSSPSKSNIISIFYTVVIPTLNPFIYTLRNREVKGALKKQLKRKGFFKHHS, from the coding sequence ATGGAAAACCACACCAGGATAAGTGAGTTCATTTTGGTGGGGTTCAGATCCCACCCAGGATCCCAAGTCCTTCTCTCAGCTCTCTTCTCCACAATGTACTTTGTCACTGTGGTGGGAAACATCGGCATGATCCTCATCATCAGGATGGAGCCCAAGCTGCACACCCCAATGTACTTCTTCCTGGGGAACCTGTCCACCTTGGACATCTGTTATTCCTCTGCCATcactcccagggcagccctggcattCTTGCTGGGCAGAAGGAGCATTTCCTATGCTGGCTGTGCTTCCCAAATgttcttcttctctctctttggCACAACAGAAGCTTTTTTCCTGGCTGTGATGGCTTATGATCGCTTCACTGCCATCTGCAACCCGCTGCTCTACCAGGTGGTTATGAGCAGAAGGCTTTGTGTGCTCATGGTGGTGGGCTCCTATCTGTCAGGCTGCATCAACTGCACCATCCAGACAGGCTTCACCTTCAGCCTGTCCTTCTGTGGGCACAGAGAAATCAAGCACTTCTTCTGTGAAGTGGCTGCAGTGATCCACACCTCCTGCTCCAACACCATTGTCAACGAGCTCGTAATGCTGGCTGTGTGTGGACCAATAATTGtgggcactgccctggtggTTTTTGTCTCCTATGGTTATATCATCGTCACAATCACCCAAATGCCTTCAGCAGAAAGCAGGCACAAGGCCTTCTCCACCTGCTCTTCTCACATGGTGACAATCTGCTTGTTCTTTGGGACAGTGTTCTTCATGTatgctcagcctggagctgcatcCTCATCACCCAGCAAGAGCAACATCATCTCCATCTTCTACACCGTTGTTATTCCCACGCTGAACCCCTTCATTTACACCCTCAGAAACAGGGAGGTAAAAGGGGCTCTGAAAAAACAGTTAAAaaggaaagggttttttaaGCACCATTCCTGA
- the SDR39U1 gene encoding epimerase family protein SDR39U1 isoform X1, giving the protein MRGAAMRVVVGGGTGFVGRALTQLLRSRGHQVTHVSRRGGTDRISWEELSHSGLPLCEAVVNLAGENVLNPFRRWNDDFCREVVSSRVETTKALAKAIGAAEQPPRAWVLVTGVGFYRPSPTAEYTEDSAGGDFDFFSRLVSSWEAAALIPESPTRGVVVRSGVVLGRDGGAISQMLLPFRLGLGGPMGSGLQPFPWIHIQDLAGIVCHALETESVRGVLNGVAPSSPGTSNGTFAQELAAALGRPALLPVPAWAVRALFGAERAAMLLEGQRVLPKRTLESGYRFIFPELPAALKDIVA; this is encoded by the exons ATGCGCGGCGCGGCGATGCGGGTGGTGGTGG GTGGTGGGACGGGCTTCGTGGGCAGAgccctgacccagctgctgcGGAGCCGAGGGCACCAAGTGACCCATGTGTCACGAAGAGGGGGCACGGATCGGATCAGCTGG gaggagctgtcCCACTCCGGGCTGCCCCTGTGTGAAGCTGTGGTCAACTTGGCTGGTGAAAATGTCCTCAACCCTTTCCGCAG GTGGAATGATGACTTCTGCAGGGAGGTCGTCAGCAGCCGGGTGGAGACCACGAAGGCCTTGGCCAAAGCCATcggtgctgctgagcagcctcccCGTGCCTGGGTCCTCGTCACTGGCGTAG gTTTTTACCggcccagccccacagctgagTACACTGAAGACAGTGCAGGAGGGGATTTTGACTTCTTCTCACGCCTGGTGAGCTCgtgggaggctgcagctctcaTCCCTGAGAGCCCAACTCGTGGTGTTGTGGTGAGATCAG GTGTGGTGCTGGGCCGAGATGGCGGCGCAATCTCCCAGATGCTCTTGCCTTTCCGCCTGGGACTCGGAGGGCCCATGGGCTCTGGACTGCAGCCCTTCCCGTGGATCCACATCCAGGACCTGGCTGGGATCGTGTGTCACGCCCTGGAGACGGAGTCAGTGCGAGGCGTCCTCAACGGCGTCGCCCCGTCCTCGCCTGGCACCTCCAATGGCACCTTTGCCCAGGAGCTGGCGGCAGCCCTGGGGCgcccggcgctgctgccggTGCCCGCCTGGGCCGTGCGGGCTCTCTTTGGGGCAGAGAGGGCGGCCATGCTGCTGGAGGGACAGAGGGTGCTGCCCAAGCGCACCCTGGAGAGCGGCTACCGCTTCATCttccctgagctgcctgcagctctcaaGGACATTGTGGCTTGA
- the SDR39U1 gene encoding epimerase family protein SDR39U1 isoform X3, whose product MCHEEGARIGSAGRSCPTPGCPCVKLWSTWLVKMSSTLSAGFYRPSPTAEYTEDSAGGDFDFFSRLVSSWEAAALIPESPTRGVVVRSGVVLGRDGGAISQMLLPFRLGLGGPMGSGLQPFPWIHIQDLAGIVCHALETESVRGVLNGVAPSSPGTSNGTFAQELAAALGRPALLPVPAWAVRALFGAERAAMLLEGQRVLPKRTLESGYRFIFPELPAALKDIVA is encoded by the exons ATGTGTCACGAAGAGGGGGCACGGATCGGATCAGCTGG gaggagctgtcCCACTCCGGGCTGCCCCTGTGTGAAGCTGTGGTCAACTTGGCTGGTGAAAATGTCCTCAACCCTTTCCGCAG gTTTTTACCggcccagccccacagctgagTACACTGAAGACAGTGCAGGAGGGGATTTTGACTTCTTCTCACGCCTGGTGAGCTCgtgggaggctgcagctctcaTCCCTGAGAGCCCAACTCGTGGTGTTGTGGTGAGATCAG GTGTGGTGCTGGGCCGAGATGGCGGCGCAATCTCCCAGATGCTCTTGCCTTTCCGCCTGGGACTCGGAGGGCCCATGGGCTCTGGACTGCAGCCCTTCCCGTGGATCCACATCCAGGACCTGGCTGGGATCGTGTGTCACGCCCTGGAGACGGAGTCAGTGCGAGGCGTCCTCAACGGCGTCGCCCCGTCCTCGCCTGGCACCTCCAATGGCACCTTTGCCCAGGAGCTGGCGGCAGCCCTGGGGCgcccggcgctgctgccggTGCCCGCCTGGGCCGTGCGGGCTCTCTTTGGGGCAGAGAGGGCGGCCATGCTGCTGGAGGGACAGAGGGTGCTGCCCAAGCGCACCCTGGAGAGCGGCTACCGCTTCATCttccctgagctgcctgcagctctcaaGGACATTGTGGCTTGA
- the SDR39U1 gene encoding epimerase family protein SDR39U1 isoform X2 gives MCHEEGARIGSAGWNDDFCREVVSSRVETTKALAKAIGAAEQPPRAWVLVTGVGFYRPSPTAEYTEDSAGGDFDFFSRLVSSWEAAALIPESPTRGVVVRSGVVLGRDGGAISQMLLPFRLGLGGPMGSGLQPFPWIHIQDLAGIVCHALETESVRGVLNGVAPSSPGTSNGTFAQELAAALGRPALLPVPAWAVRALFGAERAAMLLEGQRVLPKRTLESGYRFIFPELPAALKDIVA, from the exons ATGTGTCACGAAGAGGGGGCACGGATCGGATCAGCTGG GTGGAATGATGACTTCTGCAGGGAGGTCGTCAGCAGCCGGGTGGAGACCACGAAGGCCTTGGCCAAAGCCATcggtgctgctgagcagcctcccCGTGCCTGGGTCCTCGTCACTGGCGTAG gTTTTTACCggcccagccccacagctgagTACACTGAAGACAGTGCAGGAGGGGATTTTGACTTCTTCTCACGCCTGGTGAGCTCgtgggaggctgcagctctcaTCCCTGAGAGCCCAACTCGTGGTGTTGTGGTGAGATCAG GTGTGGTGCTGGGCCGAGATGGCGGCGCAATCTCCCAGATGCTCTTGCCTTTCCGCCTGGGACTCGGAGGGCCCATGGGCTCTGGACTGCAGCCCTTCCCGTGGATCCACATCCAGGACCTGGCTGGGATCGTGTGTCACGCCCTGGAGACGGAGTCAGTGCGAGGCGTCCTCAACGGCGTCGCCCCGTCCTCGCCTGGCACCTCCAATGGCACCTTTGCCCAGGAGCTGGCGGCAGCCCTGGGGCgcccggcgctgctgccggTGCCCGCCTGGGCCGTGCGGGCTCTCTTTGGGGCAGAGAGGGCGGCCATGCTGCTGGAGGGACAGAGGGTGCTGCCCAAGCGCACCCTGGAGAGCGGCTACCGCTTCATCttccctgagctgcctgcagctctcaaGGACATTGTGGCTTGA
- the LOC132084202 gene encoding olfactory receptor 4D9-like translates to MESKNITTTVTEFVLLGLTQSHKVQYFLYVIFFLIYVMTWLLNFTIMATVAVDHHLHTPMYFLLANLAFLDVSDSSVNTPKLLSGLLTQHKVISFRQCFLQMFFFHFIAGAVAFLLLGMMVDRYVAICEPLRYLSIMSWSTCTGLVAAAWLGGFLHSITQTGLLLQLPFCGPNVLDNFYCDVPQVIKLACTDTRVAELQMVFNSGMILISLFVILIISYIVILLKIRTCITEGKRKALSTCGTQITVVSLIFIPCILTYAQPYKKSPGDKVVSVVFTVVTPMLNPMIYTLRNTEMKKAIRRTLGKIFLSAGKQKLERTADQSHQM, encoded by the coding sequence ATGGAATCAAAGAACATCACCACCACTGTGACAGAATTTGTCCTGTTGGGCCTGACACAGAGCCACAAGGTGCAGTATTTTCTCTATGTGATCTTCTTTCTCATCTATGTGATGACCTGGCTGCTGAACTTCACCATCATGGCCACTGTGGCTGTGGACCACCACCTCCACACCCCCATGTACTTTCTCCTGGCCAACCTCGCCTTCCTTGACGTCAGTGACTCCTCAGTCAACACTCCCAAGCTGCTGTCAGGCCTCCTCACCCAGCACAAAGTCATCTCCTTCCGCCAGTGTTTCCTCCAGATGTTCTTCTTCCATTTCATTGCAGGTGCAGTGGCATTTCTGCTCCTGGGGATGATGGTGGATCGCTACGTGGCCATCTGTGAGCCCCTGCGCTACCTGTCCATCATGAGCTGGAGCACCTGCACAGGCCTGGTGGCAGCTGCATGGCTGGGTGGATTTCTTCATTCCATTACACAAACTGgccttctcctccagctgccatTCTGTGGCCCAAATGTACTGGACAATTTCTACTGTGACGTCCCCCAGGTCATCAAACTGGCCTGCACTGACACTCGCGTGGCTGAGCTGCAGATGGTGTTTAACAGTGGAATGATCCTCATCAGCCTTTTTGTGATCTTGATTATTTCTTACATTGTCATCTTGCTGAAGATAAGGACGTGCATCAcggaagggaagagaaaagctCTGTCCACCTGTGGAACACAGATAACTGTTGTGAGCTTAATATTCATCCCCTGCATCCTCACCTACGCCCAGCCTTATAAGAAATcccctggggacaaggtggtCTCTGTTGTTTTCACTGTGGTCACCCCAATGCTAAACCCAATGATCTACACACTCAGAAACACTGAGATGAAAAAGGCCATCAGGAGAACGCtggggaaaatatttctgtcagcaggaaagcagaaacTGGAGCGGACAGCAGACCAAAGTCATCAAATGTGA